From Mucilaginibacter rubeus, a single genomic window includes:
- a CDS encoding NIPSNAP family protein, with protein MSLYLLRKPSAIMNFLNKTSFAFLACFFTVASAFANAPARNYYQLKIYHYKTQAQESTIEKYLQQAYIPALHRAGVKNVGVFKPVTQVDTAKLLYVFTPFQSWDKLMGIDQKLEADVAYLADGKEYIDAAYNEQPYTRLETIILQAFPGMPSTNVPNLTAKKADRVYELRSYESPTEKLNINKVTMFNVGDEIGLFKRLGFNAVFYSEVIAGSHMPNLMYMTTFNSKEDRDKHWDTFGKDEYWKTLSAKPEYQHNVSHADIIFLRPADYSDF; from the coding sequence ATGAGTTTATATTTACTCCGGAAACCATCTGCCATTATGAACTTTCTTAATAAAACCTCCTTTGCTTTTTTAGCCTGTTTTTTTACTGTTGCCTCGGCATTTGCAAATGCCCCTGCGCGTAATTATTATCAGCTTAAAATATATCATTACAAAACCCAGGCGCAGGAAAGTACGATAGAAAAATATTTACAACAAGCTTATATCCCAGCACTACACAGGGCGGGCGTAAAAAATGTTGGCGTGTTTAAACCCGTTACACAGGTTGATACAGCAAAGTTATTGTATGTATTTACTCCTTTTCAGTCCTGGGACAAATTAATGGGGATTGACCAAAAATTAGAGGCCGATGTTGCATACCTTGCCGATGGCAAAGAGTATATTGATGCCGCTTATAACGAACAGCCTTACACCCGTTTGGAGACTATCATATTGCAGGCTTTTCCGGGAATGCCCTCTACAAACGTTCCTAACCTTACCGCAAAAAAGGCCGACAGGGTTTATGAATTGCGCAGCTATGAAAGCCCTACCGAAAAATTGAACATTAACAAAGTAACCATGTTTAACGTTGGCGATGAAATAGGTCTTTTTAAGCGCCTTGGGTTCAATGCTGTTTTTTATTCGGAGGTTATTGCTGGCAGCCACATGCCTAACCTGATGTACATGACCACTTTTAACAGCAAAGAGGACAGGGATAAACACTGGGATACCTTTGGTAAGGATGAATACTGGAAAACACTTTCGGCTAAACCGGAGTACCAGCATAACGTATCACATGCCGATATAATCTTTCTTCGCCCGGCGGATTACTCTGATTTTTAG